DNA sequence from the Clostridia bacterium genome:
TCTATTTAAGGAGGTAGTAGAAATTGAAGGCGACCGGAATAGTTAGGAGAATAGACGATTTAGGAAGAGTTGTTATTCCAAAGGAAATAAGAAGAACTCTGAGGATTAGAGAAGGAGATCCACTGGAGATTTTTACAGATAAAGAGGGTGAAGTAATATTAAAGAAGTATTCGCCTATTGGTGAATTAAGCGATTTTGCGACACAATATGCCGATTCACTCCATAAGACAAGCGGACATATTACATGTATTACAGATAGAGATACAATCATAGCAGTATCAGGGGCATCAAAGAAAGAGTTTCTTGAAAAGCCGCTGAGCCAGGACTTGGAGAGAGTGATTGAGGAGAAAACAACACTTGTTGTGAAATCACCAGATGAAAAAACTATTTCCATAATTGCAGATGAAGCAGCAGACAGAAAATATACCTCACAAGTGGTTTCTCCCATTATTTCCGAAGGTGATCCCATAGGTGCCGTTTTATTCTTATCTACAGATCCCAATGCACGTATGGGAGAGGTAGAAGCCAAGCTTGCACAATCAGCGGCAGGGTTCCTGGGAAAACAGATGGAACAATAAGCCAGACAATGGGAGAAATGAGAGGATGATTCTACTGTTTTGTTTGAAACGGCAGAACCATCCTCTCATTTCTTTATTACACAAAGGTTTTATAATTGGCATTCCTGCTATATCTGTAGACTGCTATGAGGAAGAAGGCCAGTGAAAAGGCAAGCAGTATGGAGAGATTGATAAGGACACTGTAGAAACTGCTTCCGGCTTGGAGCTTTGATATTGCATCAAGAGCCCACTTCTGAGGTATGAAATTGGCCAACTTTTGCATGAAATCCGGCATTACGTCTATCGGCCACATACAGCCGCCCAGAAGGCATGATGGGAGTACAACCAGGTTCTGTATTATATTTGTCTGTGTTGTGCTTTCTGCAAACGAGGTAATCATCATGGATATTGCCACTGCTGTAATCCCAAAGACTCCCATTATAAGGAGAAGCTGCCCGAGGGGTATGTACGGTTTCATTCTCAGAACCCCTATTGCTATAATAAGTACCATTGATATTTGAGTGAAGACAATTGCAAAATTTGATATTGCATTTCCAAATATATAGTTTTTGGCTTTTACAGGGGCAGAACATATTCTGTAATATGTCCTTGTTCTCTTTTCCATAAGGATGCAATCAGAAACAACTCCTGTACCTATCATCATAAACATGATAAGAAATCCCAGACTTTGTGAAGTTGTTCTCTTGCTTTTGTATTGGTCTTCAAGTTGTGTTACCTTCAGTATAAAACTATCTTCCTTAAGCGCCTTATACATTTTGTCAAAGCTGTCCCTATCACCTTTTGCTGCTGAAGCTATATCTTTAATATTACGGACGAATATTTCAACATAATTTTCAACCCAGCTTGTGGCTTCCTCACCTTTTATGGAAACCAGCTGCACTTTGTTCAACGTATTATTATGTATGTTTTGTGTAAAATTCGCGGGAATTCTCAGCACACAATCCACTTTCCCTTTCAGGATATTCTCGTTTACCTGATGGTCTTTAAGTGAGATTACTTCAAACTTTTCCTCGGAGGATATTGATTTGACTAAATCGGTGGCTATGGTGCCTGTATCCTTGTTGACTATACCTATATTTATTGGCTTACTTCCTGTACTGCTGTATATGGAAAGAGATATCAGGGTTGTGACTATGGGCAAAACCAGGCAGAAGGCGATGACAATTTTATGTCTAAATAGTATTTTAAGAGTATTTCCCGCCAGGATTAATGTATTTCTCATTATTTCACTGCCTCCTTTCTAAGAGCAAAGGATGTAATTATGATAAATGCGCCGGCCAGAGAAAGATTAATAAGTATTGCAGATTGCATATAGCTGAAGCTGCCGGTATATATTACCTGGAAAATGGCCTGATTGATCCATTTCAACGGCGAAAGATTCGATAAAGCAGACATTATACTTCCAAAGTTGTCGGTTGGAACAAAACCACCACCAAGCAGAACCATAAAAGGAATTATCAGATTCAATAAATTTACCAAGAATCCTTCGTCCTTTGTTCCATAGGCAAATACTACTCCAAAACTGATGGCAAAGATCGTTTCGACGGCCATTAGGACCAGAACTGCCCATATATGAGAGCCCCAGTAAGTTTTAAGCACATATTTGCTGAACAGTACAACTACGATAAATTGAAAGAAGGTGACAGAGAATAACCCAATGATTTTTCCGATCAGTATTTCGTAGCCTTTCACAGGGGTGCATGCAATTCTGTCTGCGGTTTTCC
Encoded proteins:
- the spoVT gene encoding stage V sporulation protein T, whose translation is MKATGIVRRIDDLGRVVIPKEIRRTLRIREGDPLEIFTDKEGEVILKKYSPIGELSDFATQYADSLHKTSGHITCITDRDTIIAVSGASKKEFLEKPLSQDLERVIEEKTTLVVKSPDEKTISIIADEAADRKYTSQVVSPIISEGDPIGAVLFLSTDPNARMGEVEAKLAQSAAGFLGKQMEQ
- a CDS encoding ABC transporter permease, whose protein sequence is MRNTLILAGNTLKILFRHKIVIAFCLVLPIVTTLISLSIYSSTGSKPINIGIVNKDTGTIATDLVKSISSEEKFEVISLKDHQVNENILKGKVDCVLRIPANFTQNIHNNTLNKVQLVSIKGEEATSWVENYVEIFVRNIKDIASAAKGDRDSFDKMYKALKEDSFILKVTQLEDQYKSKRTTSQSLGFLIMFMMIGTGVVSDCILMEKRTRTYYRICSAPVKAKNYIFGNAISNFAIVFTQISMVLIIAIGVLRMKPYIPLGQLLLIMGVFGITAVAISMMITSFAESTTQTNIIQNLVVLPSCLLGGCMWPIDVMPDFMQKLANFIPQKWALDAISKLQAGSSFYSVLINLSILLAFSLAFFLIAVYRYSRNANYKTFV